Proteins from a single region of Psychrobacter cryohalolentis K5:
- a CDS encoding SPOR domain-containing protein, whose protein sequence is MNFSRQALLGIGMIIGGSVMLYAMVQQIGDTNKSQPASAMIDQPSAEPTSVQPLTTDIETEKRILAQKQKERAARVAEQEKRAQQFLTEQEAAEAQALAKARAESQQYLASTTPSIEDNVDTNSTNEEATKNTLATPISAPSSAEASTNSADGAEAKKKALAEQQAAERQATIREQAAAKKLADSKKEADVKKQAEAQVAAQKKREADEAAKKTPPKSPSDYQVKRGDGLIKLARQYDMPVEVLAQANNLSPSTSLNLGQTITIPSRKQVERLEREATAAEQAREEKRQREEALVKKSADAKRDAQQKLSEARKEVKETDAKGSFGVQVALANDQSKADEMAKKFQSAGYQVKTSPTSRGVRVIVGPERGKVAALALKDKINSDPKVNTTSAWVLYWR, encoded by the coding sequence ATGAATTTTTCGAGACAAGCCTTATTGGGCATTGGGATGATTATCGGTGGTAGCGTGATGCTATACGCCATGGTACAACAAATTGGTGATACCAATAAATCACAGCCAGCATCGGCAATGATCGATCAACCGAGTGCTGAGCCTACGTCTGTACAACCACTGACAACAGATATCGAAACAGAAAAACGTATCTTGGCACAAAAACAAAAAGAGCGTGCCGCTCGCGTTGCAGAACAAGAAAAGCGTGCTCAGCAGTTCTTAACTGAACAAGAAGCGGCAGAGGCGCAAGCATTGGCAAAAGCACGCGCTGAAAGTCAGCAATATCTGGCGAGCACCACACCAAGTATCGAAGATAACGTTGATACTAACAGTACTAATGAAGAGGCGACGAAGAACACACTTGCAACACCTATATCAGCGCCTTCTAGTGCAGAGGCGTCCACTAATTCCGCTGATGGTGCTGAAGCAAAGAAGAAAGCACTAGCGGAGCAGCAGGCAGCTGAAAGACAAGCAACTATTAGAGAGCAAGCTGCTGCTAAGAAATTAGCAGATAGCAAAAAAGAAGCAGACGTTAAAAAGCAGGCTGAAGCGCAAGTAGCTGCGCAAAAAAAGCGCGAGGCGGATGAAGCCGCAAAAAAGACCCCACCTAAGTCGCCCTCTGACTATCAAGTCAAAAGAGGAGATGGGCTGATTAAACTGGCACGCCAGTACGATATGCCGGTAGAAGTCTTAGCTCAAGCCAATAATCTCTCACCATCAACATCGCTAAATCTTGGTCAAACCATTACGATCCCATCGCGTAAGCAGGTAGAGCGTTTAGAGCGAGAAGCAACAGCGGCTGAACAGGCACGTGAAGAAAAGCGTCAAAGAGAAGAAGCTTTAGTGAAAAAGTCAGCAGACGCTAAACGTGATGCTCAGCAAAAACTCAGTGAAGCCCGTAAAGAAGTCAAAGAAACCGATGCTAAAGGTAGCTTTGGGGTACAAGTAGCGTTAGCAAACGACCAATCCAAAGCGGATGAGATGGCAAAAAAATTCCAATCTGCAGGTTATCAAGTTAAGACCAGCCCGACGAGTCGCGGTGTACGGGTTATTGTCGGTCCTGAGCGTGGTAAAGTAGCCGCTTTAGCCTTGAAGGATAAGATTAATAGTGACCCTAAAGTGAATACCACCAGTGCTTGGGTATTATACTGGCGCTAG
- a CDS encoding DUF1853 family protein, translating to MSEPIAQPFSTYLIDDAPWDVYQRPYVRDLAYVLACPNVLTEWLDFAPHQNTHTVSVHSAHFWQSQFAVYQQRLRELDSTNDYQALTRYLLKRPSPNRLGFHFEGLLSFWLEDGFARELHPYETLANNVQLFNGKQTTGELDLILYNHAENLVEHWELAIKFFMGSAPFEPENWVGINSKDNLQRKMTHMQTKQFRTVWVDTEKHGQIKIDKRYGVIKGRFFLPINTCNFTYPSWLTPSFPIHEWCDKDDSASLSTIDITALRAAHYIEWFSKRDFYDDRQSPLNNSKNDILKTGLYFAGDRPIVIYPKQTEQVENKL from the coding sequence ATGTCAGAGCCTATCGCTCAGCCCTTCTCGACTTACCTTATAGATGACGCACCTTGGGACGTATACCAGCGACCTTATGTGCGTGATTTAGCGTATGTGCTTGCCTGCCCTAACGTCTTAACGGAATGGCTGGACTTTGCGCCGCATCAGAATACACATACCGTGTCGGTTCATAGCGCACACTTTTGGCAATCGCAGTTTGCGGTGTATCAGCAGCGGTTAAGAGAGCTAGATAGCACCAATGACTATCAGGCGCTAACCCGCTATTTACTTAAGCGTCCAAGCCCCAATCGCTTAGGTTTTCATTTCGAAGGCTTACTGTCATTTTGGTTAGAGGATGGATTTGCGCGCGAACTACATCCGTACGAAACACTCGCTAATAATGTGCAATTATTTAACGGCAAGCAGACGACGGGTGAGCTGGATTTAATCTTATATAATCATGCAGAAAATCTGGTCGAGCATTGGGAACTGGCTATTAAGTTCTTTATGGGATCAGCACCGTTTGAGCCGGAGAACTGGGTTGGCATCAACTCCAAGGACAATTTACAGCGCAAAATGACTCACATGCAAACCAAGCAGTTTCGCACCGTATGGGTAGATACGGAAAAACATGGTCAAATTAAAATTGATAAGCGCTATGGCGTGATAAAAGGGCGATTCTTTTTGCCGATAAATACCTGTAATTTTACTTATCCGTCTTGGCTGACACCAAGCTTTCCGATACACGAATGGTGCGATAAAGATGATAGCGCTAGTCTTTCGACAATTGATATAACCGCATTGCGTGCCGCCCATTACATTGAATGGTTTAGTAAACGCGACTTTTATGATGACCGTCAGTCGCCACTGAACAATTCTAAAAACGATATATTAAAAACAGGTTTATATTTTGCAGGCGATAGACCTATTGTTATTTATCCTAAGCAGACCGAACAAGTAGAAAATAAACTTTAA
- a CDS encoding bifunctional folylpolyglutamate synthase/dihydrofolate synthase, whose translation MSDSLVSRSPSSTPDNQATLTEWLNYMQQIHVSAIDMGLSRVLPVAEALGVVQSAKDDAYVFTVAGTNGKGSTTAVIAQMCQAAGYKTALYQSPHLSVFNERVRIDGEMVSDETLIAAFSKVEAARLQCDLTLSFFEMTTLAALLIFAEADCDVWVLEVGLGGRLDVVNIIDPDMAVITNIAIDHVDWLGDNVEAIGAEKAGILRDGISVIYGATEMPNSVQQAIDKHQATCYQVSKEFSYCENNSTRWQYSNAAVTLQLPRPALSLTNTANALSAVLASPLDVDTNAIEQALKTVKLAGRFDYREVHERHWLFDVAHNDQGVEFLLAQLVPLWQQHLTQQSTSEQVNQTSGEPATIKMLFSMLGDKDINKVVQRLTTAGLPISDWFIAEIDYPRAATTEHLQGILASYVDDSQIHEFARLQEATHAIINASQPQDLIVVCGSFHTIGEALSTLETR comes from the coding sequence ATGTCTGATTCTTTAGTGTCTCGTAGCCCCAGTAGTACCCCTGACAACCAAGCCACTTTAACCGAATGGCTGAATTATATGCAGCAGATTCATGTCTCGGCGATAGATATGGGGCTGTCACGAGTACTGCCAGTTGCTGAGGCATTGGGAGTCGTACAATCAGCCAAAGATGACGCCTATGTATTTACGGTTGCAGGTACTAATGGCAAAGGCTCGACGACTGCGGTCATCGCGCAGATGTGCCAAGCCGCAGGATATAAAACTGCCTTATATCAATCGCCGCACTTGAGCGTCTTTAACGAGCGGGTACGGATCGATGGCGAGATGGTCAGCGATGAAACCCTGATTGCTGCCTTTAGCAAGGTAGAAGCGGCACGGTTGCAATGTGATTTAACATTGTCATTTTTTGAGATGACAACACTGGCAGCATTGTTGATATTCGCGGAAGCGGATTGCGATGTTTGGGTGTTAGAAGTAGGGCTGGGCGGTCGCTTAGACGTGGTCAATATCATCGACCCTGATATGGCAGTGATTACCAATATTGCCATCGATCATGTTGATTGGTTGGGTGATAATGTGGAAGCCATCGGAGCGGAAAAAGCAGGTATTTTACGTGATGGGATTAGCGTCATTTACGGTGCTACAGAGATGCCAAATAGCGTACAGCAAGCGATAGATAAGCATCAGGCGACTTGTTATCAAGTCAGTAAAGAGTTCAGCTATTGTGAAAATAATTCGACTAGGTGGCAATATAGCAATGCCGCTGTCACTCTACAATTGCCTCGACCCGCACTGTCATTGACCAATACTGCCAATGCTCTGTCAGCAGTACTTGCAAGTCCCTTAGACGTCGATACCAATGCTATAGAGCAAGCGCTAAAAACAGTTAAGCTTGCCGGTCGCTTCGATTATCGTGAAGTCCATGAGCGTCATTGGCTATTTGATGTGGCGCATAATGATCAAGGCGTTGAGTTTTTATTGGCACAGTTAGTGCCGCTTTGGCAGCAGCATTTAACACAGCAAAGTACATCTGAACAAGTTAATCAAACTTCAGGTGAACCTGCTACCATTAAAATGTTGTTTTCTATGCTAGGTGATAAAGATATTAATAAAGTGGTGCAGCGTTTGACGACAGCAGGCTTACCAATCAGTGATTGGTTCATCGCTGAAATTGATTATCCACGTGCTGCCACTACGGAGCATTTGCAAGGTATCTTAGCGAGCTATGTCGATGATTCTCAGATACATGAGTTTGCGCGTTTGCAAGAAGCCACTCATGCGATTATAAATGCCAGTCAGCCACAAGATTTAATCGTAGTCTGTGGCTCTTTTCATACGATTGGAGAGGCATTGTCTACGCTTGAAACGCGATAA
- the accD gene encoding acetyl-CoA carboxylase, carboxyltransferase subunit beta: protein MANNMTDTMTKPDINNDSTSLQQNGNKAGQSWFERPIPGIKQQLTAQLTAVETEPSTKCSSCHSIITNTALIFNCYVCPHCDHHLPMSARERLNWLLDQVEGELGQEFTAKDPLKFVDSKPYPSRMAEAQEKTKESEALIVLYGKLRNLDIVTCAFDFRFMGGSMGSVVGDRFVQAAEKALADRVPLVCFAASGGARMQEGLLSLMQMARTAAAIERLRIAGVPYIVVLTNPVYGGVTASLAMLGDIHLAEPKAMIGFAGKRVIEQTVRETLEEPFQRAEFLLEHGVVDEVVHRHQMIDTIYRLLAKLCSVPNVDVQ from the coding sequence ATGGCGAATAATATGACTGATACGATGACAAAACCTGATATAAATAACGATAGTACAAGCCTACAGCAAAATGGCAATAAAGCTGGTCAATCATGGTTTGAGCGCCCGATTCCGGGTATCAAACAGCAACTAACGGCGCAATTGACCGCTGTAGAGACAGAGCCTTCTACAAAATGCAGCAGCTGCCATTCGATCATTACTAATACAGCGCTGATTTTTAACTGTTACGTGTGCCCGCATTGTGACCATCATCTGCCAATGAGTGCTCGTGAGCGCTTGAACTGGCTGCTCGATCAAGTAGAAGGCGAGCTTGGGCAAGAGTTTACCGCCAAAGACCCGCTAAAGTTTGTAGACAGTAAGCCGTATCCAAGTCGCATGGCAGAAGCACAAGAAAAAACGAAAGAGAGTGAAGCGCTGATTGTGCTATATGGCAAATTGCGCAATCTCGATATCGTAACTTGTGCCTTTGACTTTCGATTTATGGGTGGCTCTATGGGCTCAGTGGTTGGCGACCGATTTGTCCAAGCTGCCGAAAAAGCCCTCGCAGACAGAGTACCTTTGGTCTGTTTCGCTGCCTCTGGTGGTGCGCGTATGCAAGAAGGCTTGCTATCACTCATGCAAATGGCAAGAACAGCAGCAGCAATTGAGCGTTTGAGAATTGCTGGCGTGCCATATATCGTGGTACTGACCAATCCTGTTTATGGCGGTGTGACCGCATCTCTTGCGATGCTTGGTGACATTCACTTAGCAGAACCAAAAGCTATGATTGGCTTTGCTGGTAAGCGTGTGATTGAACAGACAGTACGTGAGACACTAGAAGAGCCGTTTCAACGTGCAGAGTTTTTGCTAGAGCATGGTGTGGTTGACGAAGTGGTACATCGTCATCAAATGATTGATACCATTTATCGTCTGCTGGCGAAACTGTGTAGCGTACCCAATGTTGATGTTCAGTAG
- the trpB gene encoding tryptophan synthase subunit beta: MQDFNQYPDARGHFGVHGGRFVSETLMAALEELETLYNTVKKDPAFWEEYHNDLVNYVGRPTPLYHAKRLSDEIGGAQIYFKREDLNHTGAHKVNNTIGQALLAKMSGKKRIIAETGAGQHGVATATIAARLGLECIVYMGADDVERQKMNVYRMRLLGATVVPVTSGSRTLKDAMNEAMRDWVTNVDSTYYIIGTVAGPHPYPLLVRDFQAIIGKEARVQHLQMTGKLPDALVACVGGGSNAIGLFFDFLNDNDVKMYGVEATGDGIETGRHSAPLAAGRIGVLHGNRTYLMADDEGQIQETHSISAGLDYPGVGPEHSFLKDMKRVEYVGCTDKESLEGFHEVTRKEGIIPALESAHAVAYALKLAKTMTPDQTIIVNMSGRGDKDLHSVMKAEGIEL, encoded by the coding sequence GTGCAAGATTTTAACCAGTATCCTGATGCGCGAGGACATTTTGGCGTCCACGGCGGACGCTTTGTCTCTGAAACCTTGATGGCAGCGTTAGAAGAGCTAGAAACGTTATATAACACAGTCAAAAAAGACCCTGCATTTTGGGAAGAATATCACAATGATTTGGTCAACTATGTTGGACGCCCAACGCCTCTCTATCATGCCAAGCGTCTAAGTGATGAGATTGGCGGTGCGCAGATTTACTTTAAGCGTGAAGATCTTAATCATACTGGCGCGCATAAGGTCAATAATACTATTGGTCAAGCGCTCCTTGCCAAAATGAGTGGCAAAAAACGTATTATTGCAGAAACTGGAGCAGGGCAACATGGCGTTGCGACGGCGACGATTGCCGCGCGTTTGGGACTAGAGTGTATCGTTTATATGGGCGCGGACGATGTTGAGCGTCAAAAGATGAACGTCTATCGTATGCGTTTACTTGGTGCGACAGTTGTGCCGGTAACATCTGGCTCACGTACTCTCAAAGATGCGATGAATGAAGCCATGCGTGATTGGGTTACCAATGTGGATAGCACATATTATATTATTGGTACGGTTGCAGGTCCGCATCCTTATCCGTTACTCGTACGCGACTTCCAAGCAATTATTGGTAAAGAAGCGCGTGTGCAACATCTGCAAATGACGGGTAAATTACCAGATGCGCTAGTCGCTTGTGTTGGCGGCGGCTCAAATGCCATTGGTCTATTCTTTGACTTCTTAAATGATAATGACGTTAAAATGTATGGCGTGGAAGCAACAGGTGATGGTATTGAGACGGGTCGTCATTCTGCACCATTAGCTGCTGGTCGTATTGGTGTATTACACGGTAACCGTACTTACTTGATGGCCGATGATGAAGGTCAAATCCAAGAAACCCATTCTATCTCAGCTGGTCTTGATTACCCTGGTGTTGGTCCTGAGCATAGCTTCTTAAAAGATATGAAGCGTGTTGAATATGTTGGTTGTACCGATAAGGAGTCGTTAGAAGGTTTCCATGAAGTCACGCGTAAAGAAGGCATCATTCCGGCGCTTGAATCTGCTCATGCGGTTGCTTATGCACTAAAGCTGGCTAAAACGATGACGCCTGATCAAACCATTATCGTCAATATGTCTGGTCGCGGTGATAAAGATTTGCATTCGGTGATGAAGGCAGAAGGGATTGAGCTTTAA
- a CDS encoding DUF2726 domain-containing protein gives MSFGAIFLILAVGFLGLITLPKLFSNKQAVEPDLPPVRGDELAIWPFAPMPIMTPTEVIFFNKLKNALPEYHIFVQVQLSRIIEANSNETSERSFWFNRICRQSVDYVIVDIDAQTTLVAIELDDWTHSSKARQKADDKKDKALASAGIAIVRFHAERMPSADMLRYELMQVIESY, from the coding sequence ATGTCATTTGGCGCTATATTTTTAATATTGGCAGTTGGCTTTTTGGGGCTGATTACCTTACCAAAATTATTTTCTAATAAACAAGCTGTTGAACCAGATCTGCCGCCTGTACGCGGTGATGAGTTGGCTATTTGGCCGTTTGCGCCGATGCCTATCATGACCCCTACTGAAGTGATATTTTTTAATAAGTTAAAAAATGCATTACCGGAATATCATATTTTTGTGCAAGTACAGCTGTCACGGATTATTGAAGCGAACAGTAATGAGACGTCTGAGCGCAGTTTTTGGTTCAATCGTATCTGCCGCCAAAGTGTTGATTATGTGATTGTTGATATTGATGCGCAGACTACCTTGGTTGCCATCGAGCTTGATGATTGGACACATAGCAGTAAAGCAAGGCAAAAAGCCGATGACAAAAAAGACAAGGCGCTTGCCAGTGCGGGTATTGCTATCGTGCGTTTTCATGCGGAGCGCATGCCGAGTGCCGACATGCTGAGATATGAGCTGATGCAAGTGATTGAGAGTTATTAA
- the trpA gene encoding tryptophan synthase subunit alpha: MTRIESTFETLKAQNKKALIPYVMAGDPNPSNFVGLLHDLVKHGADMIEVGLPFSDPMADGPTVALAGERALAAGTSTRDALKMVKEFRQQDTQTPIILMGYLNPVEIIGYDNFVSLCEQSGVDGILMVDLPPAEAGSFTQHLTEHAMNEIFLLSPTTLAERRQQVLTHCGGYIYYVSLKGVTGSATLDTDDVAKQVQAIKAETDLPVCVGFGIRDATSAKAIGAHADGIIVGSALVQNFADIDANDITAVANAQQKIMAKMDELRGALDSL; the protein is encoded by the coding sequence ATGACCCGAATTGAAAGCACCTTTGAAACCCTAAAAGCACAAAATAAAAAAGCACTCATCCCTTATGTGATGGCAGGCGATCCCAATCCAAGCAACTTTGTTGGCTTGCTGCATGATTTAGTCAAGCATGGCGCAGATATGATTGAAGTGGGCTTACCATTTTCTGACCCAATGGCAGATGGTCCTACAGTAGCATTGGCAGGCGAGCGTGCATTAGCAGCGGGTACGAGCACTCGTGATGCACTAAAGATGGTCAAAGAGTTCCGTCAGCAAGATACGCAGACGCCAATTATCCTGATGGGTTACCTTAATCCAGTAGAGATTATCGGTTATGATAACTTTGTCTCTTTATGTGAGCAGTCAGGCGTCGATGGTATTTTGATGGTTGATTTGCCGCCAGCAGAAGCGGGTAGCTTTACCCAGCATTTGACTGAGCACGCGATGAATGAGATTTTCTTATTATCACCAACTACGCTGGCTGAACGTCGTCAGCAAGTATTGACCCATTGCGGTGGTTATATCTACTACGTGTCTTTAAAAGGCGTGACGGGTTCAGCAACGCTAGATACTGACGATGTTGCAAAGCAAGTACAGGCCATTAAAGCAGAGACAGATTTGCCAGTATGTGTGGGCTTTGGTATTCGTGATGCAACTTCTGCCAAAGCAATTGGTGCTCATGCGGATGGTATTATCGTCGGTAGTGCATTGGTACAGAACTTTGCTGATATCGATGCCAATGATATCACTGCAGTCGCTAATGCTCAGCAAAAAATTATGGCAAAAATGGATGAGTTACGCGGCGCACTCGATAGTTTATAA
- a CDS encoding phosphoribosylanthranilate isomerase, whose translation MHVKFCGFTQLDDIKAAVKLNADAIGFVFYPPSPRAVTIEQAQILSAAVPAFISVVALVVNMPEDELIELANHVSFDIIQFHGDETPEQCRQLANLVNKRWIKALRVNTEQDALESVNMQIDSFAAAGASSILLDAYHQHKYGGTGARFDWSLIPNDSSLPIILAGGLDADNVAATYDLPIYAVDVSGGIESDKGKKDVGKMHAFMKSVKRDRWQNETLSESSNISS comes from the coding sequence ATGCACGTTAAGTTTTGTGGATTTACTCAACTTGATGATATTAAAGCTGCTGTTAAACTCAATGCGGACGCCATTGGCTTTGTATTTTATCCGCCAAGTCCTCGTGCGGTTACAATCGAGCAGGCGCAAATATTGAGTGCTGCAGTACCGGCTTTTATCAGTGTGGTGGCTTTGGTCGTCAATATGCCTGAAGATGAGCTTATTGAACTGGCAAATCATGTCTCTTTTGATATTATCCAATTTCATGGCGATGAAACGCCCGAGCAGTGCCGTCAGCTGGCAAATCTCGTCAATAAACGTTGGATTAAAGCGTTGCGTGTCAATACTGAACAGGATGCGCTTGAGAGTGTGAATATGCAAATTGACAGTTTTGCCGCAGCAGGCGCAAGCAGCATTTTACTAGATGCCTACCATCAGCATAAGTATGGCGGTACAGGCGCACGCTTTGACTGGAGTCTGATACCGAATGACAGCTCACTACCGATTATCTTAGCCGGTGGACTTGATGCCGATAATGTCGCTGCCACTTATGACTTACCAATTTATGCCGTTGATGTCAGCGGTGGGATTGAGTCTGATAAAGGCAAAAAAGACGTTGGCAAAATGCATGCCTTTATGAAATCAGTCAAACGCGACCGATGGCAAAACGAGACGCTTAGCGAATCTTCGAATATAAGTAGTTAG
- a CDS encoding cryptochrome/photolyase family protein: MSKTAVAIKNNSHNKVEDSHQFHYLMWFRRDLRVHDNTALAAICERANEDNAQLSAVFFLTPEQWQAHDMSLTQLDHIARTLPILAEKLHQLNIILTVQVCPSFTDCIVTLSALCESNNISCVMANHEYEGNEVARDELLTKQLANNEIEFIRWHDQCILPPKSITTNDDSMYQVFTPFYKKWRHTLEVSDIQIHTALAIIDNKQVNLTLSEHSANTTQDIEALCKKTVHDYQEYLQTHESYQNIDTDKQISQARLAYPAGEAEACHRLEHFIADDIDNYDVSRDVPSLQATSQLSTYLTIGAISPRLCYLQATQALGKLRRNDGDNFDSGDNNDINRWISELAWRDFYRHVLDYKPELIRHQAYKYETDKKINWSYDEDAFAAWREGKTGVPLVDAAMRCLNATGFMHNRLRMVTAMFLTKDLLIDWRWGERYFMQQLIDGDFASNNGGWQWSASTGTDSAPYFRIMNPFSQAKSHDTEGIFIKTWLPELKPIPTSILHREDKMRKALSKNGTFADIDYPVPIVEHKLARQLVIAEFKKE, translated from the coding sequence ATGTCTAAAACGGCGGTAGCGATAAAAAATAATTCACACAACAAAGTCGAGGATAGTCATCAGTTTCATTATCTCATGTGGTTTCGCCGTGATCTACGCGTTCATGACAATACTGCTTTGGCTGCCATTTGTGAGCGTGCAAACGAAGACAATGCTCAGCTCAGCGCGGTATTTTTTCTTACCCCTGAGCAGTGGCAGGCACATGACATGTCGCTTACACAGCTTGATCATATTGCGCGAACACTTCCTATCCTCGCAGAAAAACTGCATCAGTTGAACATCATTTTAACCGTGCAGGTCTGCCCTAGTTTTACTGATTGTATAGTTACGTTGAGCGCATTATGTGAGTCAAATAATATCAGCTGCGTAATGGCAAATCATGAGTACGAAGGTAATGAGGTTGCGCGGGATGAACTGTTAACCAAACAACTTGCAAACAACGAAATTGAGTTTATCCGCTGGCATGACCAATGTATCTTACCACCGAAAAGTATCACTACCAATGATGACAGCATGTATCAAGTGTTTACCCCATTTTATAAAAAATGGCGGCATACCTTGGAGGTTAGTGACATACAAATTCATACAGCACTTGCCATCATAGATAATAAACAAGTTAATTTAACATTATCAGAACACAGTGCAAACACTACTCAAGATATAGAAGCATTGTGCAAAAAAACTGTCCACGACTATCAAGAATATCTACAAACTCATGAATCCTATCAAAATATAGATACGGACAAGCAAATTAGCCAAGCGCGCCTTGCTTATCCTGCTGGCGAAGCGGAAGCCTGTCATCGATTAGAGCACTTTATCGCGGATGATATCGATAACTATGATGTGAGCCGTGATGTGCCGAGCTTACAGGCGACCAGTCAATTATCAACCTATCTTACTATTGGCGCAATCAGTCCCAGACTTTGCTACTTACAAGCTACTCAGGCACTAGGGAAATTACGTAGAAATGATGGTGACAACTTTGACAGCGGTGACAATAACGACATCAACCGCTGGATAAGCGAGCTGGCTTGGCGAGATTTTTATCGCCATGTTTTAGACTATAAACCTGAGCTTATCCGCCATCAAGCTTATAAATATGAGACTGATAAGAAAATCAACTGGTCATATGATGAAGATGCTTTTGCAGCATGGCGTGAGGGCAAAACGGGTGTGCCATTAGTCGATGCAGCGATGCGCTGCCTTAATGCGACAGGCTTTATGCACAATCGCTTGCGCATGGTTACCGCGATGTTTTTGACCAAAGATTTATTGATTGATTGGCGCTGGGGTGAGCGTTACTTTATGCAACAGCTGATAGACGGTGACTTTGCGTCTAATAATGGTGGCTGGCAGTGGAGCGCATCAACAGGTACAGATTCTGCGCCCTATTTTCGTATTATGAATCCCTTTAGCCAAGCTAAAAGCCATGATACTGAGGGAATATTCATTAAGACTTGGCTGCCTGAATTAAAACCGATTCCTACCAGCATTTTGCATAGAGAGGATAAAATGCGCAAGGCTCTGAGTAAGAATGGTACCTTTGCAGATATTGATTATCCTGTGCCAATCGTTGAGCATAAACTGGCACGACAATTAGTGATTGCTGAATTTAAAAAAGAGTAA